The genomic DNA gtCGCCGCCGCCACCGCGCCAGGTTCCGGCCGCGGCCACCCTCCGCCGTCCAGGGCCCCTCCGTCCCGACCCCGGGACCCCGGCTCCccgccagccccggccccggcacCATGTCGGAGAAGAGCGTGGAGGCAGCGGCCGAGTTGAGCGCCAAGGTACGGGCGGGGACGGCCGCCACCCGGACCCGCGCGACCCCCGGACTCGGCGCGGCCACGCGCCCCTGGCCGCCCCCGACGGCCCCACGCTGCCCGGGCGCCGGAGCCCGGCCGACCCTTCTCCGCCCTCCCCCCCGCTCCCGGCCTGGCGCTGCCTCCCCGGCGCGGCGTGCTGCCCGCCAGCGCCCTCTAGCTTCCCGGCCCGCTCGGGCCCAGGCGCCGTCTCCACCCCTCTCCGGCCCGGCCCGCACGCCCTGGCCCCGGCCCGTTCCGTTCCCGTCGGAGCCCTGCACGCGCGGCCCActccgcccgccccctccccgcgccccggccccggccccccggGGTGTAAATTGACTTCACCTCCTGGGCTGCGCGGCGTGAGACCCTCCGGTGTAAACAGGACTCTCCCCGGAGGccgcccctcggcccctcccctcgAGGCCGACTGCCGCCTGCTCCTCTCCTTGCACAGCCACTGCCTCTCTTTTCTCGTTTCCCTCCGATCTTGCCGGCTGCCTCCTTTCCTTTGCCCGTGGCCGTCAGCTGCCTTTTCTCTCCGTAGCACCTTTtcagcctccccccgccccccccccccaaacacacacctgATAAAGAACCCTGAGTCCCTAAAAACCACAAGCGGGATGGGAATAGCCTTCGGAAAAGCCTCTGCTCAGCATTGCACCGCCTTGCATGAAGCCACCCTTGCTCTGTCAGCTCCCTTCCCCGGCCCATCCGTTTGCCCTTGCCTCGCTTCCAGCCTTTCATTTCTCCAGGGAACTTGCTGAGGATTGCTTTGGGCAGTTAATTCGGCCAGGGCTTGGGGGCTGGGAGCCCGACCTTGGGAGTGGAGGGTGGCCGAGGAGGTCACGGGGGCCTCCTGATGGCCTGTGAAGCGAGAAGGAGGGACCCCGTGGGATTACAGGCCGTGGAAGAGGGGGGCTGTGTGCGAGATCTGGCAAGGTGTGGTGGCACGTGACTTCACTGAGTAGGTGTCTTTGTATGTCTGAAATGCAGCGAGTGTGTGGGACTGCTGTGTCAGTTACATGTGTGCGTGTGGAGGCCTGGAGCCGTGTTGCTGGTTCGTGCGTGCCCAGGACGCCACCGTGCTCTGGTGCTGTCTGTCTCAGGAGGGTGCCAGAAGACCCAGACACGGGCCATGTGTCCTGAGTTGCGGTGGGGCTCCTCTGAAGCTGTGTGTGTGAACTGGTGTCAGCCCGTGTCAGCGTGTGCCTGTGTTGAGTAAATGGGCCAGAGGGCTGCTTAGCACAGACCTGGGTCATACCCTCCTGGAAAGGGGATCATGGAAGGACAGTGACCAGAaggacagagcagggaggagagggcccgGCCCCTTGGACTTTGGTCTCGTAATGTCCCTCCCCCCTTAAGCCCAGATGGGAACCTCAGGCCAGGGGCACACAGACTTGGTGCGAGGGCCCAGAGAGAAGCTCATGAGCCCGGGGTCGCTCTCCAGGCCCAGGATGGAGGAGCAAGCCCGCCACATAGTAGAAACACCATACTGCCCTGGCCGGGcagcccagttggttagagcgttgtgccaaggtttgatccctggtcgggacacatccaagaattaaccaatgactgcataaataagtggaacaacaaatcaatgtctttctcgctcatcaaaaataaatttgaaagaaagaaatgccataCCGACCATGTGGCAAAGAAATGAGGACAGCCAAGTGACATGAGGAAACCTAGCTGGAGTGAGAGGGTCAAGCATTCTCCCTTCCCTGAAAGGGAGAAGGGAATTGAGTGTCCCTCCAGGCCAACCACTGACACCAGCCCGTACCCCCTCCTATCCCAGTTCAGTTCCAGAAAGGACACACCCTCCCAGGGTGATCTACTCACACAGAAAACTTCCATCCACACGGAATCAGATACACAGAGTTGCACACCAATGCCAGATCTGATCATAAGGAGACACTGGTTCAGGGCCTgccaagggtggggtgggaagaggaggaaTCAAAATTGGAAGGGCAGGTGTGTCTAGAGAAGGGGGACTCTCAGGAGCATCTCCCTCTGCCACATCAGAAAAGGACATTAGGGTGTGCCTGCTAAGATCTTGGGGTGAAGAAGAGGGGCagtgcaggggggggggtgtcctctAGACCTGTACTTTCCCTGTCTGTATTTCTGTCCCACCCCAGACACAGAACTTGTCTCATTTCATCTCCATGTCCCACATTCTCCCATGTTTGTTTTATCCTACTTGACCTACATCCCCTGGAAGTAGTTATTTCTACCCTCCTACCACACCGTGCACACACCAGAGGGAGGTGGAAACTacttgaactttttttttcccccagagaggGGAGTGGGAAAAAATGAGAGGGGGTGCCAGGAACTGGGCTAGAGTGCTCTCCCTATTCCTGTGGTGTTTGCCCAAGTAGGAGCCTGAGGATTCtggggacagacacacagacagggaAACAAAGGCTTTGGTAGCTGGGGGGAAGCTGGGAGGGATGCCCAGGAGAGTACTAGGAAAAGGCCCTAGGGGTAGACAAAAGGCAGAGCTGGGCaggcagtgggagggggtggggcgtcAGGGCTGTGAGCAGATGGAGGGGATTTGCTTTGCTGAGCTGAACTCTGCAGCCAGTGAGGTTTGGAAGAACTTGATGGGGATGGTGAGCAGTTACCTTGGCCACCTAGTTCTCTTTCCTCATCACTTTTCATCTCCTCTGAGACGTGAGGAAGAAAGTGTCTGATCTCAGCCCTGTTGTGGCCTTTAGGCCCCTGTGACCTCTGTTCTGACTCTAAACTGCTGTCACTACCTTCTCTATTTCACATTCTCCTCTAAGCTCACTGCAGAGGGAGAACCAGGGCTAGAGGACTTCAGGGCTGCAGATGCTTTCTGGTGAGAGAAGGTGACCTCTTTCTCTCTCGCAGGacctgaaggagaagaaagagaaggtggAGGAGAAGGCGAGCCGGAAAGAGCGGAAGAAAGAAGTGGTGGAGGTgctgagggtcagggctgggggttGTGCCCACCTTGCCCCACCCTTCCGGCCCTCCCAGTGCCCCTGGCcgctggtggtgatggtgtgggaGGCAAACAGCCAGCCTGACACTGCTCTCTCCTCTGGTCCCcaaaggaggaggagaatggagctgaggaggaggaagaagaaaccgctgaggatggagaggaggaggatgaaggagaagaagaaggtggggaggggcaagAAATAGCCAGGGTGGGCTTGAAGACCTGATGTAGGGCTGAGGGGCGACCACTTGGGGCCTGCTggggctccctgcctccccaatGACCCATTTCTGGCTCCTcagatgaggaagaagaagatgatgaCGACGAGGGGCCCGCGCTGAAGAGAGCTGCTGAAGAGGAGGTTtgggctgggttgtgggcctgaGGGGCTGTCAGGGATGCAGCAGGGGCTGGGAGCCCTTTGGATTTTGGATCACAGAACCCTGTGGTGCATGGGCGGGTGCTGGAGtagggcagggacagggaagTCCCTCTCCCATTTAcctgctctttccctctcccacaggATGAAGCTGATCCCAAGCGGCAGAAGACAGAAAATGGGGCGTCGGCATGAGCCCCCTGCCaatgggctggggaaggaggcccCTCAAGGCCTGGAGATGGGGGCAGGAACAGTTCAGTGCAGCCACTCTTCAACCTGATTCCTTGCTCTGGGCCCTGCATCAGAGCTGCCACCCTCTTTCTCCCCAGCCTTCTCATGTCCACCTCTCCAGACTCTGCCCTGCCATCCTCACTCTGCCATTGTTCCACCTCCTGACCTGTTCCATCTGAGCTCCCCAGCTGGTCCCCAATtgctccctttccctcttctttctctcttcctcactcccaCCCCGCCTCCGATAGCTTCTCCTTCGGAACCTCTGCATCCTAGCCTTCTGTCCTGCCCATCCCTACCCTGCCTGATCCCTGGGTCTCCTTCAGATCCCCTTCTCTCAGACAGCGCCAGGCCGGGGTGGGGCCAGGGTTGGGACCAAGCCCCACAgctgcccccctctcctcccctttttgtataatttaataattaataaagaaatggTCGCGCTTCTGTTTTTAACCTGTctcctgctttcccagggcagagggaggagggtggctaTGTCACATTTTGTTAGGACCGTTCCCTTCTATTAAAAAGTGCCCTCCTATTACCCACCATTAAAGAAGACAAGGTCAGCACTTTCAGGGTGGGCACGGAGGACGGCTTCTTTGAGAACTGACTGTTGTCCTGATTTTGGATTCTTGGGGAATTCCTCCCCAGCAATACACGCGCACTTCCCTGCTAGCCCACACCAGGTCTAGACACTGCTGAGCCCAGTGGAAAGCTACCAGCCTTATTGTGCTGAACCAGGCAGAGACAGCCTCAGAAACAGGAAGTCCCACCCCTGCAGTGGGAgaaggctggaggcctgggtctCAACTTTCTGGGACCTGGAGTGAGTGAGTTGCCTCTGCCTGGCACTGAGGTGTGAGTACCTGGCTAAGTAGAGAACTCCAGGGCCTCTTGTACCCAGGCTGGTGGCAAGTTCTTGGCCCCCGCCCTCCATCACTCCCTGCTGGGCTCCTCAGGCTGGGACAGGTGGGAAGCAAGGGTTTCAACCTTCCCTAGTACTTCTGCCTCAGTTTTTCTCGAGTTTGGTCTCTGTTGCAGGATTTCTGCGTTTCGCCATATCTCCCTTGCCAATCTAGAACCTCTAGGTTGGGAGCAGGGGTCTGAGCTGGGGCAGGTGCGTGTGACTTATTAACACCACCAGCTTGTTAAAGACCCACACTTGACCCGCGGTCAGGACTACACACAGCTTTTGTCTTCATACTCCGTAACTGACCTTGCCACATTAGTTCGTCTCTGAAcccgcctcagtttcctcatctgtacaatggggatgaCAAGGTTTCATGAGTTGCTGTGTGTAGTGTCCAAAACTGCCTAGCTCATGCTGAAAGCTCATCGCTATTTGGGCTTGAGGCACCCTTTTCCAGGCCTATCTTTTAAGGTCCCATAAATCTTCCTGTCTACCTTATTCCCAAAAATgattgggtgggtgggggaggcaggtctAGAGCGGTAATGAAGTCCTGGGAGGTtaaaggagtgagggaggggatGAGTACCAAAGGAAGGGCTGGCCAGGAAGAAAGTGTGGCTGttggagctgggggggggggggggggggggggaacggttGACAGCTTTTGGAGAAGGGCAGAAGGTCCTGGGAAAGGGAATAGTCAGGGGGgtcggggagtggggaggaggtggtggggacaCCCAGGACTGAGGAAATAAACAAGGGGAGCGCCAGCCACACAGGGGTGGAGGGTAGTGCTGCTGGGAATCAACCCCCTCAGACTTTCCACTGCGAAGCGAAACCGTGAGCCCTGGGGCGTGTGGGGGGGCAACGCAGAGGGGAAGTGGGGAAGGTGAAGGGAAGGCAGAAGGACAGGGGCAAGGGCCCTGGGAACAGACGGGCCTCCCAGCTCAAGACATCCACCTTgcctctgctctgctctctgccactgCCCTGCCCCATTACCTAGGactcccgcccacccccaccccctacctttctccctcccctccccagcccgtgGCTGCCTGACCTGGCCAGCTTTCCTCTGGATTCCAGCCTCTGGTCATTggttcctcccctctccctccaggcctctgtccctgtccctcttctcctccaccctccacctTGCAGAACCGCTCTTTTGTCAGgctgtctctccctccttcttgaCCTCTTCCCTTTGGAGGGCTCCTCCCGGCCCAGACCTAAGGGGAGATGGGGGAAGCCCAGTTCCTGTTCTTGGTGCTTCTGCCCTTGCTGTGGGTGGCTCCAGGTAAGATGGGGATGATGCTGTGAGAGGGCTGACCCAGACCCACAGGAGGGGGTCAGCAGGGATCTCCGGATGACTACACAGAAACCAGGGTTCGTAGTTTGGGTGGATTTTTCTCAAGCCTTGCTTGGGGGCAGTCCTTCAGCCCCAAAGCCTCTCATCAGGCTCCCCCTTGGCAGGAAAAGGGCAGAACCCTGGTCTTCCTCAGGCTCCTTCTCTACTCCTAAGTCTCTTGGCTCATGGTCCCTCCCTTTggcctctcttttcctccccagTGGAGGCACCAGGGCCCCGGACAGAGGTCCGGGAGGTGTGGGCCCAGGAGGGggctcctgcccagctccctTGCAGTTCAACAATCCCCCTCGAGGATCTCAGCCTTCGAATAGGAGGGGTTACCTGGCAGCATCTACCAGACAGGTATGCACTCCAAACTTGGGCAACAGAACTCCCAAATCCAAGGTCCAAGCCGGCCCTCGGTCCCCTGCCGGGAGCTGTCAGTCCCTCTGAAGCCAGTGGCCTGCCTCCCCGGCCACCATGCACCCTCGGCCCTCCCTCATCCAGGCAGCCTTAGGTTGCCAGCAGGGGATGGTGCTGGCCCAGTGCGAGGGCGGACACGGGGGGCGTTAATGGTCAAGAGATCTGCCCTTTGGGTGGGTTTCCTTATCCTCAGAGTGTGGCGGGACTGCATCTCTCTCGAGACTTCTTTCCCTTTAACGTCTCCATgtctccctcccgctcccagcccgcccccagcccggaGCAGCCCCTACACGGTGCTCAGGCTGGCGCCCGGGGGCCTGCGCAGCGGGCGGCCGCCCCTGCAGCCCCGCGTGCAGCTGGAAGAGCGGGGCCTCCGGCGCGGCGACTTCTCGCTTTGGCTGCGCCCGGCCCGACGCGCGGACGCGGGCCAGTACCGCGCCGCCGTGAACCTCCGGGACCGGGACCGCGCCCTCACCTGCCGCCTCCATCTGCGCGTGGGCCAGGCCTCCAGTaggtgggggcggggcgaggggcgccgggctgggaggagggcgCCCAGTTCCAGACGCCGCCGTCCGGAGGCAGGAAGGGCTGGGCCGAGGCTGCGCTTCTAAGGATGCGCCCTGGGCCCTGCCGGCAAGCCCCCAGAAGGGCAGCGGAAGAGGGTGGGGAACCAGATCGCGAAGTGGAAGGTGCCCCCAGAAAAGCAcgtgtgggggaggagggctctTTGGAGAGATTATATCACCCCTTgcgctccccttcccccacccgctgtgggagtgccagggtggaggaggggaggcacccctggggagggtgggtggagggagggtgccGGCCTAGAGTGATTCATTTCAGACatctgtggctcaggaggtgggcTGAGTGGGGATCCTCGGGCAAGGAAGGCCTGGTGAAAGGGAAGACCAAGCCAAGTACACTTGGAGGCTGGAGACTCTGGGCATCCATTTTAAGCACttccaggtgccaggcactgagctgggagccaggagcGCGAGGGGAGAAGACAAAGAAATTTACATGGTGGTGCCTGGAGCTCCCAGCCTAGTTGGCCTGCTGTGTTGGGAAAGTGTTTGCCGTGGGCTGATCCACTCTTCCAACCTTCTTTATCCCTGTGCAGTGACCGCCAGTCCCCAGGGGCCTCTCAGGACCTCGGATTGGGTCGTCCTGAACTGCTCTTTCAGCCGCCCTGACTTCCCGGCCTCTGTGCGGTGGTTCCGGGGCCCAGGCAGGGTCCCTGTTCAGAAGTCTCCCCATCACCACTTAGATGGGAGCTTCCTCTTCCTGCCCAAAGTCAGCCCCATAGACTCTGGGCTCTGGGGCTGCATCCTCACCTACAGAGATGGCTTCAGTGTCTCCAGCACCTACAACCTCACTGTTCTGGGTAACTCCTCCAGTCCGCCTTCACCCGTGACCACAATGCCTTGCTGCCCTCTTCTCATCTCCTCCTGACTTGCGGGTCCCCACAGTAGGTCCTCAGCAGCTTACACCACCTGTGATTATTCTGGGCCTCACTGTCcggtttcttcctttctcctgttGCAGCCTTTCAGCTGCCTTCTCCCATTGTAGACTTTCCTTGGGCCACCCAGCCACAATGGCCAGCCTTTGGTTTCCTGCTGGCCCACTCCCAACCCGGGTTTCTGAGCCTCTTTGGTTCTTCCACCTTATTCTACTCCTCAGCCCTCTTCAGAGCCAGACTACTTCCTTCGCTCCTGCACTTTTCTGCCTCTCTTCCGTTCAGATCCAGtgtcccagcccctctgccaCCTCCCCCTCTCTGCTTTAACgttgggtttccttttctctccagATCTGGAGCCTCCAGTCCCTCTGACAGTGTACGCAGGAGCAGGTTCCCGGGTggagctgccctgccctctgcctcctggtgtAGGCACCGGGTCTTTTCTCACTGCCAAGTGGGCCCCTCCTGGGGGAGGCCCTGACCTGCTGGTGACTGGAGACAATGGCAACTTTACCCTTCAACTGGAGGCTGtgagccaggcccaggctgggaccTATACCTGCCGCGTCCATCTGCAGGGGCAGCAGCTCATTTCCACCGTCACTTTGGCAGTCATCACAGGTCAGGCCTGCGTGGGAAAGGAGTAGCTCCCAACCCAGAGGAGCTGGACAGGGAGGGATGCCTGGCCAGGCAAATACTGGCAAAGCCACCTCATGATGCCACGCCATGGGCACAATTTCCAGAGGCTGCCCCTCGAGGCCTCTTCTTTTCTCGCCCCCACATATAAAAACTGAAACTAAAAATCTCCCCTGAGTCACTAGATGCATGTTCCACTCTTCTCTAAGGGGATCCCCTGCTCtgaattggggggtggggtctgAGAAGTTAGAAGGAGAAGTGGCAAAAGTTTGAATGGTTCCAAAGGGGTGGACTATATTTCTAGAATCCTTGTCCCACTTTGGGGCCAGGGCTTGGGTTAAAGTTGCAGGAAGTGGCCTGGATTTGGGAGGAGTTAATACATCAGTTCCTtggtcagcaaatatttactgatcaTGAGCTTTTCAAGACAGTGTAAaacaaacacattaaaaaacaaaaaacaaaaaaaaaacccacctcaaAATGTGTTGATTGATTGGTTATTCAATCAATTACCAGTGGTGGTTACTTGACTGTGTCTGCAGTACTAACCTGTGGAAACTAAATAATAGCaccacatagtaggtgcttaatgaatatagttgaatgaataagtgactATGCTAGCAAATAATACATCCCCTGTCTGCCAGTGCTGAATTTCCATATACTTCCTGGAAATTTCTACCTAGATCTCAGCCTCTCTCTGAACCCCATCTTTTCCTCGTGCTAAGTCTTGTTGACTTAGCCTTTCAGTCAGTAACGCCATCTGCATCCCACTCACCCTGAAACCTGGCTTTCTCCTTCCCTCATGTCCAGTCAGTTGCCAAAGCCTACCAGTTCTTTCTGTCTAAGGTTTTCTTGAGGGCCCGTTGTTTTGTGTCAGTTTCCCATGCTATCTCATGACAATTCAATGGGAAATGCTTTCTAGAGGAGGAACATTCCCAAAGTCACACCCCGGGGAAGTGTCAGAC from Myotis daubentonii chromosome 2, mMyoDau2.1, whole genome shotgun sequence includes the following:
- the PTMS gene encoding parathymosin, whose translation is MSEKSVEAAAELSAKDLKEKKEKVEEKASRKERKKEVVEEEENGAEEEEEETAEDGEEEDEGEEEDEEEEDDDDEGPALKRAAEEEDEADPKRQKTENGASA
- the LAG3 gene encoding lymphocyte activation gene 3 protein, with translation MGEAQFLFLVLLPLLWVAPVEAPGPRTEVREVWAQEGAPAQLPCSSTIPLEDLSLRIGGVTWQHLPDSPPPARSSPYTVLRLAPGGLRSGRPPLQPRVQLEERGLRRGDFSLWLRPARRADAGQYRAAVNLRDRDRALTCRLHLRVGQASMTASPQGPLRTSDWVVLNCSFSRPDFPASVRWFRGPGRVPVQKSPHHHLDGSFLFLPKVSPIDSGLWGCILTYRDGFSVSSTYNLTVLDLEPPVPLTVYAGAGSRVELPCPLPPGVGTGSFLTAKWAPPGGGPDLLVTGDNGNFTLQLEAVSQAQAGTYTCRVHLQGQQLISTVTLAVITVTPKSSGLPGNLRKLLCEVTPASGQERFVWRPRDKSSRSSPGPVLEVQEASLLSQPWQCHLYQGERLLGTAVYFTELPGPGAQRSERAPGALKTGHLPLLIALGVLLLLLLAAGAFGFHLWRRPWRPRRFSALEHGIHPPQAQSKIGDLEQEPEPELEPQPQPQPQPQPQPQQP